The sequence GAGGCCGAGGATGACCAGCTCCCCGAAGGTGGACCAGTGGTCGGCGGTGTCGTAGATCACCAGGCCGGTCACGCAGGTGGCGGAGGTGGCGGTGAAGAGCGCGTCCAGGGCGGGGGTGGGGCGGCCGTCCTCGGTGGCCGCCGGGAGCATGAGCAGCACGGTGCCGACGAGGATGAGCCCGGCGAAGCCGACCAGGATGGTCTGCGCCGGGGAGAGGGTGATCCGGGCCAGCAGGGGGCGGGGGCGGAACCCCGGCCAGCGCTCCCAGGGGAGGCGGCCGGCGCCCGGGGCGGTGGCCGTGGACGATCCGGCCGGCGGTGGGGTGGGCGGAGAACCGGTGGAGGGGTGCGCCATGGCCGTCCCCCTGGGCCCCCGGCCCGGGCCCGGCCGCTAGCGGTCGCTCCCCTCCCTGGAGGCGGCCGGGACGGCCCCGTCGGGGGGGCTCGCCTCGGCGGCGCGCGCGCGGGCCACCAGCGCGGCAAAGGCGGCCCGGTCGGTGGTGGCCAGCTCGGCCAGGACCTTGCGGTTCACCGCCACCCCGGCGCGACGCAGCCCGGCGATGAACCGCCCGTAGGGCAGCCCCTCCTGGCGGGCGGCCGCGTTGATGCGCAGGATCCACAGGCGCCGGAAGTCCCGCTTGCGCAGGCGCCGGTCGCGGTAGGCCCGGGCCAGCGCCCGCATGACGTACTGGTGGGCCACCCGGAACCAGCGGGACTTGGCCCCGTAGTAGCCGCGCGCCAGCTTCAGGATCTTCTTGTGGCGGCGGCGCGTCGTCACGCCGCGCTTCACGCGTGCCATCGGTCCCTCACTCCTGCAGCGCCCCGGCCGTCAGGCTCCCGGCAGGAGCCGGCGCACCCGGGCCTCGTCGGCCGGGTGGACCGGCACGCGCCGGCCCAGCGAGCGGCGGCGCTTGGGCCGCTTCTTGACCATGAGGTGGCCGCTCTGCTGGCGCCCGCGGGTCAGTCGGCCGGTGCCGGTGCGCCCGATCCGCTTGGCCGTCCCCTGGTGCGTCTTCGCCCTGGGCATGTCGCTGCGTCCCGTGCGGCCTACCCCGACTTCCGCGGGGAGAGGACCATGATCATGTTCCGCCCCTCCAGGCGCGGCTGGCTCTCGATGGTGCCCACGTCGGCCACCGACTCGGCCAGCCGCCGCAGGAGCATCTCCCCCACGCGGGGGTGGGCCATCTGCCGGCCGCGGAACCACATGGCCACGCGCACCTTGTGTCCTTCCTTCAAGAACTCATGCACGTGCCGCGTCTTGACCGCGAAGTCCCGCTCCCCGATGTTCGGGCTCATGCGCATGCCCTTCAGGTCCCCGCCGCGCTGCTTGCGGTGGGCCTCGCGGTCCCGCTTGGCCTGCTCGTACTTGTAGCGCCCGTAGTCCATGATCTTGACTACGGGCGGGTTGGCGGTGGGAGCCACCTCGACGAGGTCGAGCTGCGCCTCCTGAGCGCGCCGGAGGGCCTCCTGCGTCGACATGATGCCGAGCTGTTCACCCTGCGTGCCGATCACCCGCACTTCGCGGGCCCGGATGCGCTCGTTGACCCTTGGCTGTTTGTCGATGCGGCTCGTCCCTCCACTTACATTACAGACAACTCGCCCGACGAGCGACTCGCCGCCCCCGTCTCCGGGCATGGCCCTGAATAGACAAGAGCGGCCGAGAGGCCGCCCAACGGTCGACCCCGACCCCTGGTCGAGACCGGGTGGAGTATAGCATCGGCCCTGGGGTGGGTCAATCGAGCGCAGCGGGAAAAACCCCCTGGGCGCCCGAAATGCCCTGAAGACGGGACGACAATGGCACAGGCTCGCCTGGAGGGGACCCTGGACCGGCTCGGCCGACAGACCCTCCAGCTCCTCCACGAGACCGGCGCCGTCGCCCTGCTGCTGGGGCGCGCGGCGCGCTGGATCGGCCGGGGGACGCTGGAGTGGCCGCAGACCGTCCGGCAGATGGCCCGGGTGGGGGTGGAGTCGATCCCCATCATCCTGGTGACGGGGGCCTTCTCCGGGATGGTGCTCGCCTTCCAGACCACCCGTCAGCTCATCCGGCTCGGCGGACAGGGGTTCGTGGGCGGGTTGGTGAGCCTCTCCCTGGCGCGGGAGGCGGCGCCGGTCTTCACCGCCGTCACCGTGGCCGGGCGCATCGGGGCGGGCTTCGCCGCGGAGATCGGGACGATGGCCGTCACCGAGCAGCTCGACGCCCTGCGCGTCCTGGCCACCGACCCGGTGCGCTACCTGGTCGTGCCGCGCCTGCTGGCGGGGCTGGTGATGCTGCCGGTGCTGACGGTCTTCGCCAACGCCGCCGGGTTCCTGGGCGGCCTGCTCATCGCCGCCTCGGGAGGCGTGAGCCCGCCCGTCTACCTGGCCTCGGTGCGCCGCTTCCTCGACGCCTACGACCTGGTGAGCGGGCTGGGCAAAGCCGCCGCCTTCGGGGTGATCATCGCCCTCATCGGCGCCTACCGGGGCCTGGCCGCCGCCGGCGGCGCCGAAGGGGTGGGGCGGGCCACCACCGGGGCCGTGGTCACGGCCATCGTCCTCATCCTGGTGTGCAACTACTTCCTCGACCTGGTGCTCTTCTGAGGGGGACGGGCCCGAGGGTGACGGGGCCGATGGCGGACCAGCGGACCGGGCCAGCGGCGGCGGGCGAGGCGATCCTCCAGGTGCGGGGCCTCAGCAAGCGCCTGGGGAGGGTGGAGGCGCTGCGGGACGTGACCTTCACGGTGCACGAGGGGGAGAGCTTCGTCATCATGGGACCGAGCGGGGCGGGCAAGAGCGTCCTGCTCAAGCACCTGGTGGGCCTGCTCCGCCCCGACGCCGGCGAGATCGTCCTGTGGGGCCTGCCGGTGCACGACGCCGACGAGGCCACCTGGGACCGCCTGCGGACCCGCATCGGGGTGGTCTTCCAGTCGGCGGCGCTCTTCGACTCGCTGACGGTGGGCGAGAACGTCGCCTTCCCGCTGCGCCGCCACCGCCGCCTGGCCGAGGAGGAGATCCGCCGCATCGTCGCAGCCAAGCTGCGGCTGGTCGACCTGGAAGGGGTGGAGGACCGCCTCCCCGCCGAACTCAGCGGCGGCATGCGCAAGCGCGTGGGGATCGCCCGGGCGCTCGCCCTGGACCCCGAGCTCATCCTCTACGACGAGCCCACCGGCGGGCTCGACCCGCTCACCGCGCGCGCCGTCGACGCGCTGATCGCCCGGCTGCGCGCGCAGCTGGCCGTGACCTCTGTGATCGTCACCCACGACCTGGAGACCGCCTTCGGGGTGGGCGACCGCCTGGCGCTGCTGTGGGAGGGGCGCCTGGTGGCGGTGGGGCCGCCGCCGGCGGTGGCGGCCGACCCGCGGCCGGAGGTCCAGAGCTTCCTGGGGTTGCGGGCGCAGGTGATCCCGCCGGCGGCGGTGGTGCGGCGATGAGCCCGGAGGCCCGCGTCGGGCTGGCCACGGTGCTGGCCTTCATCCTGCTGCTCGGGCTCGTGCTCTTCCTGCGCGAGCAGGACGTCATCCGGCCGCGGGGGACGGCGCTGAGCATCATCTTCCAGAACGCCGCCGGCATCGAGGTGGGCGCCCCGGTGCGCATGGCCGGGGTCACCGTCGGCCGGGTGGTGCGCACCGACCTCGACCCCACCAACCAGGCACGCGTCACCATCCTCGTCGAGCGCGGCGTGCGCATCCCCGAAGGGTCGCGCTTCCAGATCGCCATGACCGGGTTCCTCGGGGACCGCTTCGTGCAGATCACCCCGGGCCCGCCCGGCGCGCCGAGCCTGCCGGCCGGCATCGAGGTGCAGGGGGAGGAGCCCTTCACGGTGGAGGGCGTGGCGCGGCGGGTCGAGGACCTGGCCGACCGCGCCCAGACCCTCCTCGACCACCTCAACAGCCTGGTGGGGGATCCGGCGCTGCGCGCCCAGCTGCAGGCCACGCTGCGCAGCGCCGAGGCGGCCACCGGAGCCGCCCGCCGCGCGGCGGAGTCGGTGGAGCGCACCACCCGCCGCCTGGAAGGGCTGGTGGCGCGCGACGTGACGCTGGCGGCGGGCGACCTGCGCCGCATGAGCGCCACCCTGGCCGCCACCGCGGAGGCCCTCCAGGCCTTCGTACGCCAGACCACCGGCGACGGGCAGCTCGCCCGGGACATCCGGGAGACCGCCGCCGCCGCCCGCCGCACCAGCCGGCGGGCCGAGCAGATGGCCGCGGACCTGCAGCGCGTGGTGAACCCCCAGACCGCCCGCACCGCGCAGCGCACGCTGGACGAGGCGCGCGCCACAGTGCAGGAGGCGCGCGAGGTGGTGCGGCGGGCCGGGGCGGTGGTGCAGCGGGTGAGCGGCGTGGTCGAGCGGGTGGGGGGCGCCCTGCCCGAGGGGCCCCTCACGGTCCACACGCTGGCGCGGGTGGAGTACGACGTGTGGGTCGGGGGGCCCCGCGCCGGGCACGGCCTCACGCTGGCGGTCTTCCCCGACGCGCCCCGCTTCTACCGGCTGGGGCTGCACGACATCGGCGGCACCAAC is a genomic window of Armatimonadota bacterium containing:
- a CDS encoding ABC transporter ATP-binding protein, which gives rise to MADQRTGPAAAGEAILQVRGLSKRLGRVEALRDVTFTVHEGESFVIMGPSGAGKSVLLKHLVGLLRPDAGEIVLWGLPVHDADEATWDRLRTRIGVVFQSAALFDSLTVGENVAFPLRRHRRLAEEEIRRIVAAKLRLVDLEGVEDRLPAELSGGMRKRVGIARALALDPELILYDEPTGGLDPLTARAVDALIARLRAQLAVTSVIVTHDLETAFGVGDRLALLWEGRLVAVGPPPAVAADPRPEVQSFLGLRAQVIPPAAVVRR
- a CDS encoding MlaD family protein, which produces MSPEARVGLATVLAFILLLGLVLFLREQDVIRPRGTALSIIFQNAAGIEVGAPVRMAGVTVGRVVRTDLDPTNQARVTILVERGVRIPEGSRFQIAMTGFLGDRFVQITPGPPGAPSLPAGIEVQGEEPFTVEGVARRVEDLADRAQTLLDHLNSLVGDPALRAQLQATLRSAEAATGAARRAAESVERTTRRLEGLVARDVTLAAGDLRRMSATLAATAEALQAFVRQTTGDGQLARDIRETAAAARRTSRRAEQMAADLQRVVNPQTARTAQRTLDEARATVQEAREVVRRAGAVVQRVSGVVERVGGALPEGPLTVHTLARVEYDVWVGGPRAGHGLTLAVFPDAPRFYRLGLHDIGGTNGLVLQVGQRLSTDLAWRAGVFDSQVGVGLDYRLGPAVGMGLDLYNVNQPTLDLVARYQVTPGWRLSLGARNVLRQPSLLVGVGFTF
- the infC gene encoding translation initiation factor IF-3 encodes the protein MPGDGGGESLVGRVVCNVSGGTSRIDKQPRVNERIRAREVRVIGTQGEQLGIMSTQEALRRAQEAQLDLVEVAPTANPPVVKIMDYGRYKYEQAKRDREAHRKQRGGDLKGMRMSPNIGERDFAVKTRHVHEFLKEGHKVRVAMWFRGRQMAHPRVGEMLLRRLAESVADVGTIESQPRLEGRNMIMVLSPRKSG
- the rplT gene encoding 50S ribosomal protein L20, with protein sequence MARVKRGVTTRRRHKKILKLARGYYGAKSRWFRVAHQYVMRALARAYRDRRLRKRDFRRLWILRINAAARQEGLPYGRFIAGLRRAGVAVNRKVLAELATTDRAAFAALVARARAAEASPPDGAVPAASREGSDR
- a CDS encoding ABC transporter permease is translated as MAQARLEGTLDRLGRQTLQLLHETGAVALLLGRAARWIGRGTLEWPQTVRQMARVGVESIPIILVTGAFSGMVLAFQTTRQLIRLGGQGFVGGLVSLSLAREAAPVFTAVTVAGRIGAGFAAEIGTMAVTEQLDALRVLATDPVRYLVVPRLLAGLVMLPVLTVFANAAGFLGGLLIAASGGVSPPVYLASVRRFLDAYDLVSGLGKAAAFGVIIALIGAYRGLAAAGGAEGVGRATTGAVVTAIVLILVCNYFLDLVLF
- the rpmI gene encoding 50S ribosomal protein L35; translation: MPRAKTHQGTAKRIGRTGTGRLTRGRQQSGHLMVKKRPKRRRSLGRRVPVHPADEARVRRLLPGA